A window of the Egibacter rhizosphaerae genome harbors these coding sequences:
- the cobA gene encoding uroporphyrinogen-III C-methyltransferase: MTARSARQAGGGVSGGPPFGGPPARSGTVALVGAGPGDPGLIGLRAMHLLETATFVAYDRLSPPEALDRCREDAELLYVGKLPDRHAIAQDELSALLAEKAREGHAVVRLKGGDPFVLARGSEEAEACVAAGVPFEVVPGVTSGVAAPAYAGIPVTHRGLAPGFCVVTGHEDPAKDEPQVDYEALARFPGTLLLYMGVGRVGAIAEALMAGGRPASEPVAVVQWGTTPRQRSLSASLGDVPERLAESGLANPAVIVVGEVAAFRDQLAWFERRTLHGISVLVPRTRQQASELSERLRALGAEPVEAPTIAIEPTREPQAVRAALGRVAEGAYDWIALTSRNGVDALWEALEGLGGDARRFAGVRLAAVGSGTAEALAERGLVADIVPEAMTTRGLADALIAAGADGAGAGGDHGAGGPRILLPRADIATPALSAALHDAGWDVDEVEAYRTVPAEALPDGVPERIVAGDIGVLAFASSSTVRTFVDLYGALPPDSVRVASIGPVTSETCRELGLPVDAEGDPHDLDGLVQAVVQAAAARR, from the coding sequence GTGACCGCTCGGTCGGCGCGGCAGGCCGGAGGCGGCGTGTCGGGCGGTCCGCCGTTCGGTGGCCCACCCGCTCGGTCCGGTACGGTCGCCCTCGTCGGGGCCGGCCCCGGGGATCCGGGGCTGATCGGGCTGCGCGCGATGCACCTGCTCGAGACCGCGACCTTCGTGGCGTACGACCGCCTGTCGCCGCCGGAGGCCCTGGACCGCTGCCGCGAGGACGCCGAGCTGCTCTACGTCGGCAAGCTGCCCGACCGCCACGCGATCGCCCAGGACGAGCTGTCGGCGTTGCTCGCGGAGAAGGCCCGCGAGGGCCACGCGGTCGTGCGGCTCAAGGGCGGTGACCCGTTCGTGCTCGCCCGCGGCTCGGAGGAGGCCGAGGCCTGCGTCGCCGCCGGGGTGCCCTTCGAGGTGGTGCCAGGCGTGACGAGCGGGGTGGCCGCCCCCGCCTACGCCGGCATACCCGTCACCCACCGCGGCCTCGCCCCCGGATTCTGCGTCGTGACTGGCCATGAGGATCCGGCCAAGGACGAGCCGCAGGTCGACTACGAGGCGCTCGCGCGCTTCCCGGGGACCCTGCTGCTCTACATGGGGGTCGGGCGGGTCGGCGCGATCGCGGAGGCCCTGATGGCCGGTGGGCGGCCGGCGTCCGAACCCGTCGCGGTGGTGCAGTGGGGGACGACGCCCCGTCAGCGCAGCCTCTCGGCCTCCCTCGGTGACGTCCCCGAGCGGCTCGCCGAGTCCGGCCTCGCGAACCCGGCGGTGATCGTGGTCGGCGAGGTCGCGGCCTTCCGCGATCAGCTCGCGTGGTTCGAGCGCCGGACCCTGCACGGGATCTCGGTGCTCGTGCCGCGTACCCGTCAGCAGGCCAGCGAGCTGTCCGAGCGACTGCGCGCCCTCGGTGCCGAGCCGGTCGAGGCCCCGACGATCGCGATCGAGCCCACCCGGGAGCCGCAGGCGGTGCGCGCGGCACTCGGTCGGGTTGCGGAGGGTGCCTACGACTGGATCGCGCTGACCAGTCGCAACGGGGTCGACGCGCTGTGGGAGGCGCTTGAGGGGCTCGGCGGCGACGCGCGGCGCTTCGCCGGCGTGCGGCTCGCCGCGGTCGGTTCCGGGACCGCCGAGGCGCTCGCCGAGCGTGGCCTCGTGGCGGACATCGTGCCCGAAGCGATGACCACCCGTGGTCTCGCCGACGCCCTGATCGCCGCGGGGGCGGATGGCGCAGGCGCGGGAGGCGACCACGGTGCCGGTGGTCCCCGGATCCTGCTGCCGCGCGCCGACATCGCGACCCCAGCGTTGTCGGCGGCGCTGCACGACGCCGGCTGGGACGTCGACGAGGTCGAGGCCTACCGGACCGTGCCCGCCGAGGCGTTGCCCGACGGGGTGCCCGAGCGCATCGTCGCCGGTGACATCGGCGTGCTCGCGTTCGCCTCCAGCTCGACGGTCCGTACCTTCGTCGACCTGTACGGGGCGCTGCCCCCGGACTCGGTGCGGGTCGCCTCGATCGGGCCGGTCACCAGCGAGACTTGCCGTGAGCTCGGCCTCCCCGTCGATGCCGAGGGGGACCCCCACGACCTCGACGGGCTGGTGCAAGCCGTGGTCCAGGCAGCCGCAGCCCGACGGTGA
- the hemB gene encoding porphobilinogen synthase, whose product MSPRPTDPASPAAFPAARPRRLRHTAALRDAVRETSLAPGDLVAPLFVKEGLDEPQAVPSLPGVQQHTVDSLLAEAKELRALGIRTLLLFGIPAHKDADGSEAWNPDGILQRALAALREAYGHDLVLAADTCLDEYTDHGHCGPLDSAGHVRNDDANEGYARAAVSQARAGADLVAPSGMMDGQVAAIRRALDEAGFAERTAIMSYCTKYASVLYGPFRDVAESAPSTGDRRGYQLDPANADEGVREALADAGEGADVLLVKPATAYLDLVHRVKEATGLPLAAYHVSGEYAMLQAAAERGWIDGPAVAEEVALSLRRAGADLVITYAAAEIARRLA is encoded by the coding sequence ATGAGCCCGCGCCCCACCGACCCGGCCTCCCCCGCCGCGTTCCCCGCCGCACGCCCGCGGCGGCTCCGGCATACTGCAGCGCTGCGCGACGCCGTGCGGGAGACGAGCCTCGCCCCCGGCGACCTCGTCGCCCCGCTGTTCGTGAAGGAGGGTCTCGACGAGCCCCAGGCGGTCCCCTCGCTGCCCGGCGTGCAGCAGCACACGGTCGACAGCCTGCTCGCCGAGGCCAAGGAGCTGCGCGCCCTCGGCATCCGCACGCTCCTGCTGTTCGGCATACCCGCCCACAAGGACGCCGACGGCAGCGAGGCGTGGAACCCCGACGGGATCCTGCAGCGCGCCCTCGCGGCGCTGCGCGAGGCTTACGGCCACGACCTCGTTCTCGCCGCGGACACGTGCCTCGACGAGTACACCGACCACGGCCACTGCGGACCCCTCGACTCGGCGGGACACGTCCGCAACGACGACGCGAACGAGGGTTACGCCCGTGCGGCGGTCAGCCAGGCGCGGGCTGGTGCGGACCTCGTGGCGCCGAGCGGGATGATGGACGGGCAGGTGGCCGCGATCCGCCGAGCCCTGGACGAGGCGGGTTTCGCCGAGCGCACCGCGATCATGAGCTACTGCACGAAGTACGCGAGCGTGCTCTACGGGCCGTTCCGCGACGTGGCGGAGTCGGCCCCCTCGACCGGGGACCGCCGTGGGTACCAGCTCGATCCCGCGAACGCGGACGAGGGGGTGCGCGAGGCCCTCGCCGACGCGGGCGAGGGTGCGGACGTCCTGCTCGTGAAGCCGGCCACCGCCTACCTCGACCTGGTCCACCGGGTGAAGGAGGCCACGGGCCTGCCGCTCGCCGCGTACCACGTGTCGGGGGAGTACGCGATGTTGCAGGCCGCCGCCGAGCGCGGATGGATCGATGGTCCCGCCGTGGCCGAGGAGGTCGCGCTGTCGCTGCGGCGCGCCGGCGCCGACCTCGTCATCACGTACGCCGCCGCCGAGATCGCCCGGCGTCTCGCATGA
- a CDS encoding nuclear transport factor 2 family protein — MSPGGHEPHPETGGDTDPLSAVHAHLEAFNAGDVERVVATFREDALFVAGDQVVVGHRALRAMFADAFAAPVEAQLTLNHVVVSGATAACELTETLEVEGSTHSLDVAAFYTAQRGQLVRVKVYRDLSDPQ; from the coding sequence ATGAGCCCGGGCGGCCACGAGCCCCACCCCGAGACCGGCGGCGACACGGATCCGCTGTCGGCGGTGCACGCGCACCTCGAGGCGTTCAACGCGGGGGACGTCGAGCGGGTGGTCGCGACCTTCAGGGAGGACGCGCTGTTCGTCGCCGGCGACCAGGTCGTCGTCGGCCATCGAGCTCTGCGGGCGATGTTCGCCGACGCGTTCGCCGCCCCGGTCGAGGCGCAGCTCACGCTGAACCACGTGGTCGTGTCGGGCGCGACCGCGGCCTGTGAGCTCACCGAGACCCTCGAGGTCGAGGGCTCGACGCACTCGCTCGACGTCGCCGCGTTCTACACCGCGCAGCGCGGGCAGCTGGTGCGCGTGAAGGTCTACCGCGACCTCTCCGACCCCCAGTAA
- a CDS encoding transketolase-like TK C-terminal-containing protein — MPPDAETLDQASPPTTTLDAIQQRVLWLAVRIVDLANRERAGADGLKVGGHQASSTSVVSIMTSLWFGHLAAGDRVSVKPHASPTFHAIQYLLGNLDREYLSRLREHGGLQAYPSRTKDPDPVDYSTGSVGLGAVAPLFGALMGRYVGAHFGERTAGGRFVSILGDAELDEGNVWEALVEPGTQSLGEVLWIVDLNRQSLDRVVPGVKAASLMRLFAESGWHVVQAKYGRRLQAAFAREGGEALRHHIDAMPNEQYQSLFARSGEELRARFLAGADPAVERLIDDVPDDELGALVLNLGGHDLDVLREAYADADAVTDRPSVVFAYTIKGWGLPIAGDPLNHSQLLTGAQIDALRADLGLTPDTELDRFPGDSSEGRLCAEVAARLVEPADGPATPALTVPAAVGVGGSGALSTQEAFGRVVLRLSRHEGLRERVVTTSPDVATSTNLGGWINKVGVFATEERPEYHEEGHLLRWHESPEGQHIELGISEMNVFMLLGQLGLSAELADELLLPIGTVYDPFVARGLDALIYGLYSGARFVFAGTPSGITLAPEGGAHQSTVTASLGMELPGLVFCEPAYAEAVDWLLCDGLADLTDREHGRSRYLRLSTRAIDQGPFAAAKERLGEERLRADVLAGGYRLIEPSGPPALHLMASGAVLPEVLEAAAVLEHEGAPTVVHDLTSADRLHAGWRAELAEAVHRVRRPAETHQLGRLVPPAERGAPIVTVHDASPHALSWVGSALGCRVLPLGVEAFGQSGTIDDLYREHGLSRDAIVHAGLLALEG; from the coding sequence ATGCCTCCGGACGCCGAGACGCTCGATCAGGCCTCCCCACCGACCACGACGCTCGATGCCATCCAGCAGCGGGTCTTGTGGCTCGCGGTCCGCATCGTGGACTTGGCCAACCGCGAGCGAGCGGGTGCCGACGGCCTGAAGGTCGGCGGACACCAGGCGTCGTCGACCTCGGTCGTGTCGATCATGACGAGCCTGTGGTTCGGGCACCTCGCGGCGGGCGACCGCGTGTCGGTGAAGCCGCACGCCTCGCCGACGTTCCACGCGATCCAGTACCTGCTCGGCAACCTCGATCGCGAGTACCTGTCGCGCCTGCGCGAGCACGGTGGGCTGCAGGCCTACCCCAGCCGCACCAAGGATCCCGACCCGGTGGACTACTCCACGGGCTCGGTGGGCCTCGGCGCGGTCGCGCCGCTGTTCGGCGCGCTCATGGGGCGCTACGTCGGCGCCCACTTCGGTGAGCGCACCGCGGGCGGGCGGTTCGTGTCGATCCTCGGGGACGCCGAGCTCGACGAGGGCAACGTCTGGGAGGCACTCGTCGAGCCCGGCACCCAGTCGCTCGGCGAGGTGCTGTGGATCGTCGACCTCAACCGCCAGAGCCTCGACCGCGTCGTGCCCGGCGTGAAGGCGGCGAGCCTGATGCGGCTGTTCGCCGAGAGCGGCTGGCACGTGGTCCAGGCCAAGTACGGGCGGCGGCTACAGGCCGCCTTCGCTCGAGAGGGCGGGGAGGCACTGCGCCACCACATCGACGCGATGCCGAACGAGCAGTACCAGAGCCTGTTCGCGCGGTCGGGTGAGGAGCTGCGCGCGCGCTTCCTCGCCGGCGCCGACCCCGCGGTCGAGCGGCTGATCGACGACGTCCCCGACGACGAGCTCGGGGCGCTCGTCCTCAACCTCGGCGGCCACGACCTCGACGTGCTGCGGGAGGCCTACGCCGACGCGGACGCGGTCACCGACCGGCCCTCGGTCGTGTTCGCGTACACCATCAAAGGGTGGGGGCTGCCCATCGCGGGCGACCCGCTGAACCACAGCCAGCTGCTGACCGGCGCGCAGATCGACGCGCTGCGGGCGGACCTCGGCCTCACCCCGGACACCGAGCTCGATCGGTTCCCCGGTGACAGCTCGGAAGGGCGGCTCTGCGCCGAGGTGGCCGCGCGCCTCGTCGAGCCCGCGGACGGTCCGGCCACGCCCGCGCTGACCGTGCCCGCGGCCGTCGGGGTCGGAGGGTCGGGAGCGCTGTCGACCCAGGAGGCGTTCGGGCGCGTCGTGCTGCGCCTGTCCCGACACGAGGGGCTGCGCGAGCGCGTCGTGACGACCAGCCCCGACGTCGCCACGTCCACGAACCTCGGCGGGTGGATCAACAAGGTCGGCGTCTTCGCGACCGAGGAACGGCCCGAGTACCACGAGGAGGGCCACCTGCTCCGCTGGCACGAGTCGCCCGAGGGGCAGCACATCGAGCTCGGCATCAGCGAGATGAACGTGTTCATGCTGCTCGGCCAGCTCGGCCTCTCCGCCGAGCTGGCCGACGAGCTGCTCCTGCCGATCGGTACCGTCTACGACCCGTTCGTGGCCCGTGGCCTCGACGCGCTGATCTACGGCCTGTACTCGGGCGCGCGGTTCGTCTTCGCGGGCACGCCCTCGGGGATCACGCTCGCGCCCGAGGGCGGCGCCCACCAGTCGACGGTCACCGCCTCCCTGGGCATGGAGCTGCCCGGGCTCGTGTTCTGCGAGCCCGCGTACGCCGAGGCGGTCGACTGGCTGCTCTGCGACGGGCTCGCCGACCTGACCGACCGCGAGCACGGTCGGTCGCGCTACCTGCGCCTGTCCACCCGCGCGATCGATCAGGGGCCGTTCGCGGCCGCGAAGGAGCGACTCGGCGAAGAGCGCCTGCGCGCGGACGTGCTCGCCGGCGGCTACCGTCTCATCGAGCCGTCCGGGCCGCCGGCGCTGCACCTGATGGCCTCGGGTGCGGTGCTGCCCGAGGTCCTGGAGGCCGCCGCCGTGCTCGAGCACGAGGGCGCGCCCACCGTCGTGCACGACCTCACCTCGGCCGACCGGCTGCACGCGGGATGGCGCGCGGAGCTGGCCGAGGCGGTCCACCGCGTGCGCCGGCCCGCCGAGACGCACCAGCTCGGCAGGCTCGTGCCCCCGGCGGAGCGGGGCGCGCCGATCGTGACCGTGCACGACGCGAGCCCCCATGCGCTGAGCTGGGTGGGTTCGGCGCTCGGTTGCCGGGTGCTGCCGCTCGGCGTCGAGGCCTTCGGCCAGTCCGGCACGATCGACGATCTGTATCGCGAGCACGGCCTCTCCCGCGACGCGATCGTGCACGCGGGTCTGCTAGCCCTCGAGGGCTGA
- a CDS encoding aldo/keto reductase: MRYRHIAPGLEVSEVGFGNWTVTTGWWGDYSREEAVRLHREAFDHGITFFDTADAYAEGYGEEVLGEALAGVRDDVVIGTKFGYDISDEATVARRGQQERSKDFGLGNVKEALEGSLRRLGVDCIDLWQLHNPRMAHLDDDDLFEYLEEAREAGKIRHYGVALGPKIGWLDEGVHAMRTREVAAVQMIYNLLEQDPGRDLLAVARETDTMMAVRVPHSSGMLEGNLTEDTVFPQGDHRRHRPRSWLVEGVRKIATLDFLTEERTLGQAALRWILADPNVATTLPNIYSIDQIEEFAGAADVPDLAQWELARIQALYAENFGVEPGGEAVAANEHGAPGAVEGDRTNREHADAPLSQALEG, encoded by the coding sequence ATGCGCTACCGCCATATCGCACCGGGCCTCGAAGTGAGCGAGGTCGGGTTCGGCAACTGGACGGTGACGACCGGGTGGTGGGGCGACTACTCCCGCGAGGAGGCGGTGCGGTTGCACCGCGAGGCGTTCGATCACGGGATCACGTTCTTCGACACCGCGGACGCGTACGCGGAGGGTTACGGCGAGGAGGTCCTCGGGGAGGCCCTCGCGGGCGTGCGTGACGACGTCGTGATCGGGACGAAGTTCGGCTACGACATCTCCGACGAGGCGACCGTCGCGCGACGCGGGCAGCAGGAGCGCAGCAAGGACTTCGGCCTCGGCAACGTGAAGGAGGCGCTCGAGGGCAGCCTGCGACGCCTCGGCGTCGACTGCATCGACCTCTGGCAGCTGCACAACCCGCGGATGGCGCACCTCGACGACGACGACCTGTTCGAGTATCTTGAGGAGGCCAGGGAGGCCGGCAAGATCCGCCACTACGGCGTCGCACTCGGCCCCAAGATCGGGTGGCTCGACGAGGGCGTGCACGCCATGCGCACCCGCGAGGTCGCCGCGGTGCAGATGATCTACAACCTGCTCGAGCAGGACCCCGGCCGCGATCTGCTCGCGGTCGCGCGCGAGACCGACACGATGATGGCGGTTCGCGTGCCCCACTCCTCGGGGATGCTCGAGGGCAACCTGACCGAGGACACCGTGTTCCCGCAGGGGGACCACCGCCGCCACCGTCCCCGCAGCTGGCTCGTGGAGGGGGTGCGCAAGATCGCCACCCTGGATTTCCTCACCGAGGAGCGCACGCTCGGGCAGGCCGCGCTGCGCTGGATCCTCGCCGACCCGAACGTCGCCACGACGTTGCCCAACATCTACTCGATCGACCAGATCGAGGAGTTCGCGGGTGCCGCGGACGTGCCCGACCTCGCCCAGTGGGAGCTCGCCCGCATCCAGGCGTTGTACGCCGAGAACTTCGGGGTCGAGCCCGGCGGGGAGGCGGTGGCCGCCAACGAGCACGGCGCTCCGGGGGCCGTCGAGGGGGATCGGACGAACCGGGAGCACGCTGACGCGCCGTTGTCGCAGGCCCTGGAGGGATGA
- the hemL gene encoding glutamate-1-semialdehyde 2,1-aminomutase — protein sequence MTMTADRSSALYERALEVIPGGVNSPVRAFGSVGGTPRFVAEGEGARITDVDGHRYLDYVCSWGPLILGHAQPDIVAAARAALERGSSFGTPTRGEVELAEAIVERVPSVEQVRLTSSGTEAGMSAVRLARGATGRHKVVKFAGHYHGHSDALLAAAGSGVATLGIPGTPGVTEGATADTIVVPWNDREAVEEAFAEHGDDIAVLACEPVAANMGVVPPDEGYLAFLRGITARHGALLLFDEVMTGFRVARGGAQEHYGVTPDLTTFGKVVGGGFPLAAFGGSADVMRHLAPTGPVYQAGTLSGNPVAVAAGLTQLRLLDDAAYKTLDGLADRLIDGLANAFQQAGIGVHVQRCASLFNVFFADAPVRDFAGAQTADTERFAAFFRGMLARGFHLPPSQYEAIFVSLAHTTEDIDATVAAATETAAELS from the coding sequence ATGACGATGACCGCCGACCGGTCCTCCGCGCTGTACGAGCGTGCTCTGGAGGTCATCCCTGGAGGCGTCAACTCACCCGTGCGCGCCTTCGGGTCGGTGGGCGGCACGCCCCGCTTCGTGGCCGAGGGCGAGGGGGCGCGTATCACCGACGTCGACGGGCATCGCTACCTCGACTACGTGTGCAGCTGGGGCCCGCTGATCCTCGGCCACGCGCAGCCCGACATCGTTGCCGCGGCGCGTGCGGCGCTCGAGCGGGGCTCGAGCTTCGGGACCCCGACCCGGGGGGAGGTCGAGCTCGCCGAGGCCATCGTCGAGCGGGTGCCCTCGGTCGAGCAGGTGCGGCTGACCTCCTCGGGCACCGAGGCCGGCATGAGCGCCGTGCGGCTCGCCCGCGGCGCGACGGGCCGGCACAAGGTCGTGAAGTTCGCGGGCCACTACCACGGGCACTCCGACGCCCTGCTCGCCGCGGCGGGCAGCGGGGTCGCCACCCTCGGCATCCCCGGCACCCCCGGCGTCACCGAGGGCGCGACGGCGGACACCATCGTGGTGCCATGGAACGACCGTGAGGCCGTCGAGGAGGCGTTCGCCGAGCACGGCGACGACATCGCGGTGCTCGCCTGCGAGCCGGTGGCCGCGAACATGGGGGTGGTCCCGCCGGACGAGGGGTACCTCGCGTTCCTGCGCGGAATCACGGCCCGCCACGGCGCGCTGCTGCTGTTCGACGAGGTGATGACCGGGTTCCGAGTCGCGCGCGGTGGCGCGCAGGAGCACTACGGCGTCACGCCCGACCTCACCACGTTCGGCAAGGTCGTCGGTGGCGGGTTCCCGCTGGCCGCGTTCGGCGGGTCCGCGGACGTGATGCGCCACCTCGCGCCGACCGGGCCCGTCTATCAGGCGGGCACGCTCTCGGGGAACCCGGTCGCCGTGGCCGCCGGCCTCACCCAGTTGCGCCTGCTCGACGACGCCGCGTACAAGACCCTCGACGGGCTCGCCGACCGGCTGATCGATGGGCTGGCGAACGCGTTCCAGCAGGCCGGGATCGGGGTGCACGTGCAGCGGTGCGCGTCCCTGTTCAACGTGTTCTTCGCCGACGCGCCGGTGCGCGACTTCGCGGGGGCGCAGACCGCCGACACCGAACGCTTCGCGGCGTTCTTTCGCGGGATGCTCGCCCGCGGGTTCCACCTGCCGCCGTCGCAGTACGAGGCGATCTTCGTGAGCCTGGCCCACACCACCGAGGACATCGACGCAACCGTTGCCGCCGCGACCGAGACCGCGGCCGAGCTGTCGTGA
- a CDS encoding TlpA family protein disulfide reductase has protein sequence MTAAGAAGRGSASAEEPEAALDERRGSGVDEPPPGISDPPPEAATRRTLLLGLAATAAVLVAAGALAVAGASDPDDAAVPERIGEEPDGPVDEVGSAPGEQAPDDIPTVEPGEQPDVVEELDEDLVPDEAMPLPREELEAFADGPPVDLADMVGEPLVVNFWASWCGPCADEMPELQAVSESRDDVQVLGVNLEDREDDARETVQETGVTYPLAADPQGELFQAVQGFGMPTTLFVDLDGVVRYHHTGPLEAGQIEDLVDEHLEPVNG, from the coding sequence GTGACGGCGGCGGGGGCTGCGGGGAGGGGGTCGGCGTCGGCCGAGGAGCCCGAGGCCGCGCTCGACGAGCGGCGCGGATCCGGGGTGGACGAGCCCCCGCCGGGGATCAGCGACCCGCCCCCCGAGGCCGCGACAAGGCGGACCCTGCTGCTCGGGCTCGCAGCGACGGCCGCCGTGCTCGTCGCGGCCGGCGCGCTCGCGGTCGCGGGGGCGTCGGACCCCGACGACGCGGCGGTGCCCGAGCGGATCGGGGAGGAGCCGGACGGGCCCGTCGACGAGGTGGGTTCCGCGCCGGGGGAGCAGGCCCCCGACGACATCCCGACGGTCGAGCCCGGCGAGCAGCCCGACGTCGTCGAGGAGCTGGACGAGGACCTCGTCCCCGACGAGGCGATGCCGCTGCCTCGGGAGGAGCTCGAGGCGTTCGCCGACGGTCCGCCGGTCGACCTGGCCGACATGGTGGGCGAGCCGCTGGTGGTCAATTTCTGGGCGAGCTGGTGCGGGCCGTGCGCCGACGAGATGCCCGAGCTGCAAGCGGTCTCGGAGTCCCGAGACGACGTGCAGGTCCTCGGTGTGAACCTCGAGGACCGCGAGGACGACGCCCGCGAGACCGTGCAGGAGACGGGGGTCACCTATCCGCTCGCGGCGGATCCGCAGGGCGAGCTGTTCCAGGCGGTGCAGGGGTTCGGCATGCCGACGACGTTGTTCGTCGATCTCGACGGCGTGGTGCGCTACCACCACACCGGGCCGCTGGAGGCCGGGCAGATCGAGGACCTCGTCGACGAGCACCTGGAGCCCGTGAACGGGTGA
- the extP gene encoding selenite/tellurite reduction operon b-type cytochrome ExtP yields MAQNTKPSEVKARLKDSVVWKSIFRPGSVYRAGYRDTARDRALAAMNNFVYHIHPVKVKRHGLKLTYTYCLGGTSFFLFIVLTITGIFLMFFYRPAAGPGQELAYLDIENLRTSVQFGELVRAMHRWAAHLMTFAVFLHMARVFYHGAYKPPREFNWVVGVILLLLTLLLAFTGYLLPWDQLAYWAVAVGTDMAGFTPVFGDQVQFLLLGGVEIGPETLIRWYVLHVLLLPFVLTMFLAIHFWRIRKDGGISGPL; encoded by the coding sequence ATGGCGCAGAACACCAAGCCCAGCGAGGTGAAGGCCCGCCTCAAGGACAGCGTGGTCTGGAAGTCGATCTTCCGGCCGGGGTCCGTCTATCGCGCGGGGTATCGCGACACGGCCCGCGATCGTGCCCTCGCCGCGATGAACAACTTCGTGTACCACATTCACCCGGTGAAGGTGAAGCGACACGGGTTGAAGCTCACCTACACGTACTGCCTCGGCGGCACGAGCTTCTTCCTGTTCATCGTGCTGACCATCACCGGCATCTTCCTGATGTTCTTCTACCGCCCCGCGGCGGGACCGGGCCAGGAGCTCGCGTACCTCGACATCGAGAACCTGCGCACGTCGGTGCAGTTCGGCGAGCTCGTCCGGGCTATGCACCGCTGGGCGGCGCACCTGATGACCTTCGCGGTCTTCCTGCACATGGCGCGGGTCTTCTACCACGGGGCCTACAAGCCACCGCGGGAGTTCAACTGGGTGGTGGGCGTGATCCTGCTCCTGCTCACGTTGCTGCTCGCGTTCACCGGCTACCTCCTGCCTTGGGACCAGCTCGCCTACTGGGCGGTCGCGGTCGGGACGGACATGGCCGGGTTCACCCCCGTGTTCGGCGACCAGGTGCAGTTCCTGCTGCTCGGTGGGGTCGAGATCGGACCCGAGACGCTGATCCGCTGGTACGTACTGCACGTGCTGCTGTTGCCGTTCGTGTTGACGATGTTCCTCGCGATCCACTTCTGGCGGATCCGCAAGGACGGCGGCATCTCCGGACCTCTGTGA
- a CDS encoding menaquinol-cytochrome c reductase cytochrome b subunit yields MADEQGAAGQTNGGVDEELYERLIAEGKSERIARAKARAAAVRRGGDTGDGADGGVATASRTLSASERRERVETALAGRQQGLEATGAATPGEGSQRIRSVQDTVFTWPHLISQEAVAALTVLAALTLFSAFAPAPLQELANPDVTPNPSKAPWYFMGLQEMLIYLHPMIAGITIPGIVAVIGLILLPFIDKNPSVRPDNRKTAYALFTTVLVGAAVLTMIGSFFRGPGQAWFWPWVDGIWFVL; encoded by the coding sequence ATGGCCGACGAGCAGGGCGCGGCCGGCCAGACCAACGGCGGCGTCGATGAGGAGCTCTACGAGCGCCTGATCGCCGAGGGCAAGAGCGAGCGGATCGCCCGCGCGAAGGCGCGCGCCGCGGCCGTGCGCCGCGGCGGGGACACCGGCGACGGCGCCGACGGCGGGGTGGCGACCGCGTCGCGCACCCTCTCGGCGTCCGAGCGCCGCGAGCGGGTGGAGACCGCGCTCGCGGGGCGCCAGCAGGGCCTCGAGGCGACCGGTGCCGCGACGCCGGGTGAGGGCTCCCAGCGGATCCGCAGCGTGCAGGACACGGTGTTCACGTGGCCGCACCTGATCAGCCAGGAGGCCGTGGCGGCGCTCACGGTGCTCGCGGCGCTGACGCTGTTCAGCGCGTTCGCGCCGGCCCCGCTGCAGGAGCTCGCGAACCCGGACGTGACCCCGAACCCCTCCAAGGCGCCCTGGTACTTCATGGGCCTGCAGGAGATGCTGATCTATCTGCACCCGATGATCGCCGGGATCACGATCCCCGGGATCGTGGCCGTCATCGGGCTGATCCTGCTGCCCTTTATCGACAAGAATCCGTCGGTGAGGCCCGACAACCGCAAGACGGCCTACGCGCTGTTCACGACGGTTCTCGTGGGGGCCGCGGTCCTGACCATGATCGGGTCGTTCTTCCGGGGGCCGGGGCAGGCGTGGTTCTGGCCGTGGGTCGACGGAATCTGGTTCGTCCTGTAG